In Macaca fascicularis isolate 582-1 chromosome X, T2T-MFA8v1.1, one DNA window encodes the following:
- the SERPINA7 gene encoding thyroxine-binding globulin isoform X2: MSPFLYLGLLVLGLHSTIRCASPEGKVIACHSPQQNATLYKMSSINADFAFNLYRRFTVETPDKNIFFSPVSISAALVMLSFGACFSTQTEIVETLGFNLTDTPMVDIQHGFQHLICSLNFPKKELELQIGNALFIGKHLKPLAKFLDDVKTLYETEVFSTDFSNISAAKQEINSHVKMQTKGKVVGLIQDLKPNTIMVLVNYIHFKAQWANPFDPSKTEDSSSFLIDKTTTVQVPMMHQMEQYYHLVDMELNCTVLQMDYSENALALFVLPKEGQMESMEAAMSSKTLKKWNRLLQKGWVDLFVPKVSISATYDLGATLLKMGIQRAYAENADFSGLTEDNGLKLSNTFPKTVPVSSETSRISSPHTGCP; the protein is encoded by the exons ATGTCACCATTCCTCTATCTGGGTCTCTTGGTACTTGGGCTTCATTCTACAATCCGTTGTGCATCACCTGAAGGCAAAGTAATAGCCTGCCATTCACCCCAACAAAATGCCACTCTCTATAAGATGTCATCCATCAATGCTGATTTTGCATTCAACCTGTACCGAAGGTTCACTGTGGAGACCCCAGATAAGAACATCTTCTTTTCCCCTGTGAGCATTTCTGCAGCTTTGGTTATGCTTTCTTTTGGGGCCTGCTTCAGCACCCAAACTGAGATTGTGGAGACCTTGGGGTTCAACCTCACAGACACTCCCATGGTAGATATCCAGCATGGCTTCCAGCATCTGATCTGTTCACTGAATTTTCCAAAGAAGGAACTGGAATTGCAGATAGGAAATGCCCTCTTCATTGGCAAGCATCTGAAACCACTGGCAAAGTTCTTGGATGATGTCAAGACTCTCTATGAGACTGAAGTCTTTTCTACTGACTTCTCCAACATTTCTGCAGCCAAGCAAGAGATTAACAGTCATGTGAAGATGCAAACCAAAGGGAAAGTTGTAGGTCTAATTCAAGACCTCAAACCAAACACCATCATGGTCTTAGTGAACTATATTCACTTTAAAG cCCAGTGGGCAAATCCTTTTGATCCATCCAAGACAGAAGACAGTTCCAGCTTCTTAATAGACAAGACCACCACTGTGCAAGTGCCCATGATGCACCAGATGGAACAATACTATCACCTAGTGGACATGGAATTGAACTGCACAGTTCTGCAAATGGACTACAGCGAGAATGCTCTGGCACTCTTTGTTCTTCCCAAAGAGGGACAGATGGAGTCAATGGAAGCGGCCATGTCATCTAAAACACTGAAGAAGTGGAACCGCTTACTGCAGAAGGG ATGGGTTGACTTGTTTGTTCCAAAGGTTTCCATTTCTGCCACATATGACCTTGGAGCCACACTTTTGAAGATGGGCATTCAGCGTGCCTATGCTGAAAATGCTGATTTTTCTGGACTCACAGAGGACAATGGTCTGAAACTTTCCAAT ACCTTCCCAAAGACTGTTCCTGTTTCTTCAGAGACCAGCAGGATTTCCTCTCCCCACACAGGCTGCCCATAA
- the SERPINA7 gene encoding thyroxine-binding globulin isoform X1, which yields MSPFLYLGLLVLGLHSTIRCASPEGKVIACHSPQQNATLYKMSSINADFAFNLYRRFTVETPDKNIFFSPVSISAALVMLSFGACFSTQTEIVETLGFNLTDTPMVDIQHGFQHLICSLNFPKKELELQIGNALFIGKHLKPLAKFLDDVKTLYETEVFSTDFSNISAAKQEINSHVKMQTKGKVVGLIQDLKPNTIMVLVNYIHFKAQWANPFDPSKTEDSSSFLIDKTTTVQVPMMHQMEQYYHLVDMELNCTVLQMDYSENALALFVLPKEGQMESMEAAMSSKTLKKWNRLLQKGWVDLFVPKVSISATYDLGATLLKMGIQRAYAENADFSGLTEDNGLKLSNAAHKAVLHIGEKGTEAAAVPEVELSDQPENTFLHPIIQFNRSFMLLILERSTRSILFLGKVVNPMEV from the exons ATGTCACCATTCCTCTATCTGGGTCTCTTGGTACTTGGGCTTCATTCTACAATCCGTTGTGCATCACCTGAAGGCAAAGTAATAGCCTGCCATTCACCCCAACAAAATGCCACTCTCTATAAGATGTCATCCATCAATGCTGATTTTGCATTCAACCTGTACCGAAGGTTCACTGTGGAGACCCCAGATAAGAACATCTTCTTTTCCCCTGTGAGCATTTCTGCAGCTTTGGTTATGCTTTCTTTTGGGGCCTGCTTCAGCACCCAAACTGAGATTGTGGAGACCTTGGGGTTCAACCTCACAGACACTCCCATGGTAGATATCCAGCATGGCTTCCAGCATCTGATCTGTTCACTGAATTTTCCAAAGAAGGAACTGGAATTGCAGATAGGAAATGCCCTCTTCATTGGCAAGCATCTGAAACCACTGGCAAAGTTCTTGGATGATGTCAAGACTCTCTATGAGACTGAAGTCTTTTCTACTGACTTCTCCAACATTTCTGCAGCCAAGCAAGAGATTAACAGTCATGTGAAGATGCAAACCAAAGGGAAAGTTGTAGGTCTAATTCAAGACCTCAAACCAAACACCATCATGGTCTTAGTGAACTATATTCACTTTAAAG cCCAGTGGGCAAATCCTTTTGATCCATCCAAGACAGAAGACAGTTCCAGCTTCTTAATAGACAAGACCACCACTGTGCAAGTGCCCATGATGCACCAGATGGAACAATACTATCACCTAGTGGACATGGAATTGAACTGCACAGTTCTGCAAATGGACTACAGCGAGAATGCTCTGGCACTCTTTGTTCTTCCCAAAGAGGGACAGATGGAGTCAATGGAAGCGGCCATGTCATCTAAAACACTGAAGAAGTGGAACCGCTTACTGCAGAAGGG ATGGGTTGACTTGTTTGTTCCAAAGGTTTCCATTTCTGCCACATATGACCTTGGAGCCACACTTTTGAAGATGGGCATTCAGCGTGCCTATGCTGAAAATGCTGATTTTTCTGGACTCACAGAGGACAATGGTCTGAAACTTTCCAAT GCTGCCCATAAGGCTGTGCTGCATATTGGTGAAAAGGGAACTGAAGCTGCAGCTGTCCCTGAAGTTGAACTTTCGGATCAGCCTGAAAACACTTTCCTACACCCTATTATCCAATTTAATAGATCTTTCATGTTGTTGATTTTGGAGAGAAGCACAAGGAGTATTCTCTTTCTAGGGAAAGTTGTGAACCCAATGGAAGTGTAA